The following DNA comes from Salvia splendens isolate huo1 chromosome 17, SspV2, whole genome shotgun sequence.
TTCCTCTCCCGATCAAGCTTTCTCAAAACATTAGATCTTCTTAGCCGGCTTGTGATGGCGACTCTTTTTATGTCTCTTCAATTTTATTCGTCTCTTCACTTTCATTCTTGATACTTTGTTGATCCCTCTTTTGAGCAACTTTGTACTTCGTCATTTGCTTCATTAAATGATCGTTTCACTTTGATCTCAAGTTTTTCCTTCCCTCTTCAGAGCTCTTACCAACAATATATCCAATTCCAAATTTTATTTAGTACTTTAAGCAACTCTGTGGATGTTTTGAAGATGTAAAACTCTCTAAATAATTAACTAATCATCGTGAAAACTAAACATAGACCAGCATGAGCAACAAAATTCAGTTCCCTTTTCAATCTTGCTATATGTTCaataaattaacaataaaatgtaTCTCCATTTGCTCAACCTTTTCGACTCTGGGCGCCAGTGAAGCTAGCTGCAAGATGCTTCCTAAAACTAACGCCACTTGTCTCATGTGAAAATAGAGACTGATAATCATGAAAGAGCGTAGCCTACACCAAGAAGTTCGAAGATAACATGTATGAATCAAGATAGTGAAAGttgttattgatttttttttatcaaatatgAACAATAGGATATCCTGAAAGGCgtgaaacactttcagatcaaatcaatttggtggttctatcaatatttgatcggatacaattcaggtttaGAAGTTTCGTATGTTGATTCTGCGATTACCACTTTGAACCGAAAATGATCAGTAAGTAGAGGCCtgtgactcaacttattttaacacaagtgatacccgcaagtgtacgtggctagtgtagcaattagtaagcaagagtatcgtatcccacagagacaattttgtatcacttaactaccacgaacaaaaatcaactactatctagacaatcaagaaaagattggcttgttctaacaactaataaaagcatatagtaAGCAAGTAACAATTAAGAACAAGGAAACACTGTGTAAAAAGGATGTgaaaagataatatggagaaaattgcagaactcaaggatccgatgcacaattccaagctcttatccagtCAATTCGctttaccttttggtgtctctagagttactaagccgactacaattatagattaaaccccctcccgaggtgagaaacctgtagattaggtgctaggatcgaagtccccttctaatcctaaactcctaactcccaaaagctcgattaggtcaatgacctcactcaaaacctcaactctcccgagttctattgtattaaggtgtgacttattcttctttccggattaattatttcatctcccgattaatctaattaatcctacacaatcaagtggtgatcaagcaattgaaaggaataaacccaagaataatcaaataactacaagagcaaggcaagaacaaaatcaatcggataaaaactatgaaatcagtgcatcatcacccagaattctacaagagatgtttagctactcatgtttatagagaaaaccatgttcaaaacaaatgaattcaacaaatacatgaagTAAAGCTAGTAAGACTCCTGTGAGATCAATCGATGGATAGGTGACTTCAATCTCCAGATTggaagtcttcaatcttcaattctctctctcaaaggtgtGCTTGGGGTGGTGTGTGAGTGTAGGAGGCGTTAGGTGTGGTGTGGAATGAACCCTAGGCTTATTCTCCTCTTAATCCccttcaaaaatcgcgtttttggcataaaaatacgtcaaaacaacgtacccggccgggtggaattataaagggtaaaattcacccggccgggtgatgatTTTCGACCAGATTCTGCTCCATTTgagacacccggccgggtggatttacAGGGTAATAATTCACTCGGCCGCGTGAGATTTTCTGGACAGCGCAGTGTTCGTAaaacggccatatctctctcatccgaactccgattagggcgtgtgaggtacctacgcgaagctctttcgaagacgaagagaatgatgtgcattgggggttgattggacttcaaaatctccaGTAAAATTGTCTCAAGCCAAgactgctgcacatccacctattttgcacatttttctacacattcttaacaaaatggtcaaTATACCAACATAATACAGAAGTAGATGTAAACACGGCTAATAATAGatgaaatatgatcaaattcatacaaaaccaccctctaaaaccatgtaaaatccaagtgtgtcaactcccccaaacttacataaTTGCTAGTCCTCGagcaatgaagaaaaagaaCTAAAAGAAGACTTGGATTTAAAAGGGTTTTAGACATCATCATCGTCTCAAAGAATATGGAATAAAGGAGCATATCACAATACAAATTCTATCAAGTTAAGCTGTCGAATGCACTTTTACTACTAACTCGTATATCACCTTGATTTCATGCTTCACTCGggatgtatatgtgtgtgtatattcACCTCACTAAAAAGTGTATAAGATATCAAGTAGTCACTCAAATCAAGCGAAAATGCATGgtttaccataagcttgctcaATGTCTAACCTCTCCTCTACCTCGCGTGACAATAAATCAagagtccgaaaggtcttttatttaggttataatgtaggctctttggtaaggtgaggaaatatttggctaaagtGACTGAAATTCCCAAAACGTAAAATCCCAAGAAATCACAACAATCAACTTTTAACTTCAACCATTCTCAAAACACTTCTCGGTAATaactagactttgtctaatttctTCCCAACTTCCAAAGACCTCAAATTATTCtctatatacaatttttttttctttcttctttttcctttttttttcttttttttttctttttcgttcaCGTTTTTTTTAAGAACAAACTCAACCAACCTTTTTCAATTATACTTTCCCAACTCTTCTTTTCAAATCTCAACAAATTTAGAGTCTAGGATTCTCAATCCACTTGATTAGCTTGACAAAAGAAAAGGCTTAAGGCTCAAACTTGGCTAACAAGGGTGTTATATACTAAGGTTAGTGTTTAGGTAAAAATGAGGCTAACAACGATGGCCTAACATCTTCCCCTATATTTAAGgtcactatgtagactcaagaagaccaggagcaagttctagaaacacatgcacaattgatgataaaacacacatgaaagaattgaaggctaaaaaatctcactTGGGTAAATAGCATGAAGcaaggcaaacaagcaattAGTTACTTATGCACCCTATTACTCAAACTCTCAAGTCAATGGTCAAGTGATAGCTCAAAATGGATGGTTCTTTTATCATAGACGACTAGTCTTCACCCCAATTactaccaattttttttttcaattcaagCCAAAAATTTTCAATCAATCACAACTAATCAATCTAAAGCAAAAATAAAGCAATAAAATAAGTACCTCATTAGTGTCCTTATCCACCATAtcatcccccaaacttattcaaagctatgcaaagaataagtttgaaaagttgGTGGAGAAGGGAGACTTACATGGTATGCAAgcaacacaaaacacaccaaaaacaaactgaaacggtaaaattaaaagttacctactaggggttacCTCCCCTATAGTGCCTTTGgttatcgtcgttggctcgACGTCCTCCATGAGCTGCATCATGTCACGCCATAACTGGTGGTGTTAGACTTTCTGTCAATATTGGAAGCATATGATCTAGCCAATCTCTTCTTCCACCAAGTATTTTTCAGAGCTCCATCAGAAATTTTGATTTCCACTTTGGGTGAATTTTCAGCTTTTTGTTTTCTTCACCTTCACTTTAGGATTTGATGTAGTCTCTTCTTTAGAAATTGATCCACCAAATGAAGCAAACATCCATTGCGGTAAAGAAAAATCCCCAAATGTGGACTCAATTTCTTGTGCCTTTTGGACCTCTACAACGTGCACAGCTTTGCACTCCTTCTTCATAACAAGTTTTTCTTCCTCACGACTCTTCATAGCATTGTAGATAGATAGGATGTGACGTTTGTTGCCCATATGAAGAGTGAGCTCTCCATTTGCTACATCTATCAATGCTTTTCCCGTTGCAAGGAATGGGCGCCCCAGGATAAGCGGTACATTCACGTCTTCTTCCATATCCAACACTACAAAATCGACGGGGAATATGAAGTCGTGTACCATCACAAGAACGTCCTCAACAATTCCTTTGGGATAGGTGACGGTTCTATCTGCCATCTGTAGAGTGATTGTTGTCGGCTTGAGAGTGCCGATCTTCATCTTTCTGAAAAACGATAATGGCATCAAATTTATACTCGCCCCCAGATCACAAATTGCCTTTGTCTGTCTGTCATTTCCAATGACGCATGAGATGTTGAAACTCCCAGGATCTTTAAGCTTGGCCGGTAGCTTTTTCTGAATTATGGCACTACAGTTTTCAGATATGTTCACCGTCTCATAGTCAGtccacttcttcttcttggagagCACATCTTTTAGAAACTTTGCATATGTAGGCATTTGCTGTAACGCCTCTACCAACGGGATGTTGATGTTCACTTTTCTAAATATGTCAAGAAACCTAGAGAAGTGATCATctagtttcttcttctgcacGCGCTGTGGAAATGGGATCTTAACCTCAGCAGGGGGTGCAGGTATCACGGTACTTGCCTTGGGAGGCGGCACCTCTTCCACTGGTTCTTCTTCTTCCACCACCTCTTCTACCACTGTCTCATCTTGAGAGATTTTCTCCTTCTCTGCAGGCATGGttgggccttcatagctctttccacttCTCAGATTAATGGCTTTGCAATCCTTACAGTCTTTAGGATTTACAACCGTTTGTGAAGGAAATTGGCCTGGTTGATGCTGAATACCCACAGCCTGTGAAACCTGGCTCATCTGGTTATCGATGCTCTTCATGTGAATATTCAAGGCATTCACATTAGCTTCAACCTGCACTAGCCTTTTGTTGGAGTCTTTCATGCACTCTCCCGTTTGTTTCATAAAAGCCATTAACACATCTTTCAGCTCATCCTTCTTCGGTTCTATGATTTGGCCATCTGATACCTGGAATCCGGGTGGTGGTTGCAAGGCATTATTTGGGTTCCCGTAGGACAAGTTGGGATGCACCTTGTTCCCATAGTGGTTGTAATTGCCTCCTCCTAGGTTGGGGCGGTAATTGTTGAAATTTCTGCTATTGCCACCTTGGTAAACGTAGTTTACATCTTCGACTCCTTGTTGCATCTCTGTCCCAACCTGTCTTGTTCCCATATACCCAAGCTTGTCAGTTAGGAATTCCAGCTGCTTGGATATTGTATCCATCCTATCAAAATCGGAGGTGGATGCCACTCTATAGGATTTGCTTCTATCGTTTCTCCATCCATCATCATTTGAAGCCACTCTCTCAATCACCTCAAGTGCTTCAGCTTCTCCCAACTTCAAGAGAGATCCTCCGGCGCTCATGTTCAATTCGCGCATTGCCTCCAGCGTGCCTCCCCTGTAGAAGGTTAAGATTTGTTGCCCCGGGCTTAACCCGTGGTTGGGGCATCTTCTCATCAACTGCTTGAATCTTTTCCAGGCCTCCATAATGTTCTCCTGAGGTTGCATCTTATATTGAATGACCTCTGCTTGGCGTTTGAGTGCCTCGCTAGGTGGATAGTATTTCTCCAAGAACAGCTCCACCATTGCATCCCATGTGGGCACAGAGTTAGGACCCATGCTGTCATACCAGTCCCTTGCATCGTCTTTCAAAGAGAATGGGAATAATCTGAGGCGGACTTGCTCATCTGTGACTCCGTTCACCTTCACTGTGTTGCTGATTTGTATGAATTTGGTGAGGTGCTTGTTGGCATCTTCTGAGCCTGTTCCACCAAATGCGTTTGCTTCTGCTCTGTCTATCAACCCCGGTCTCAATTCAAAGCTATTGGCCGCTATCCCCGCATTGTTGACTGGTGGATTAGTAACCTGTCTGTAGGCAAACAGATTTTGTACGGGCACTGGCCTCACGTTCTGCTCATCCAATTGCCTCTGCATGTTAGCCAGCTGCAGACGGAGTTCACGAATGACAGGATCCTCATTGTTGTTCTCCCCCGCCGTTCTCCATTAGAATTGGAGAATGAGGCTCGCACTGTATAGGTGATGGAAGTGGAGATGGACTTGGTGATGGAGTTCTCTGGATAGGAGAAGGTAGACGCCTGTGAGCGGGTGAAGAAACCCGAATCCTTTAGTTTAACCTTCTCTGCGCGTTCCTCCTTCtgttggatgcttcgatctcGGGATCGATAGGCTCTAGAGGTGGACCTTTAGAACGCGTGTGCATACACCCTGAACAAGGAAACACAACTATTAgaaaactcaaaataaaaattaaaagaaagcaACTAAAATCTAGATTAGTAATCTcaattattatcacgatattaagctataatgacacacaattgtccccggcaacgacgccaaaaacttgactcagcttattttaacacaagtgatacccgcaagtgtacggggctagtgtagcaattagtaagcaagagtatcgtatcccacagagacaattttgtatcacttaactaccacgaacaaaaatcaactactatctagacaatcaagaaaagattggcttgttctaacaactaataaaagcatatagtaAGCAAGTAACAATTAAGAACAAGGAAACACGGTGTAAAAAGGATGTGAAAAGATAATATGAAGAAAATtgcagaactcaaggatccgatgcacaattccaagctcttatccagtCAATTCGctttaccttttggtgtctctagagttactaagccgaccacaattatagattaaacccctcccgaggtgagaaacctgtagattaggtgctaggatcgaagtccccttctaatcctaaactcctaactcccaaaagctcgattaggtcaatgacctcactcaaaacctcaactctcccgagttctattgtattaaggtgtgaattattcttctttccggattaattatttcatctcccgattaatctaattaatcctacacaatcaagtggtgatcaagcaattgaaaggaataaacccaagaataatcaaataactacaagagcaaggcaagaacaaaatcaatcggataaaaactatgaaatcagtgcatcatcacccagaattctacaagagatgtttagctactcatgtttatagagaaaaccatgttcaaaacaaatgaattcaacaaatacatgaagTAAAGATAGTAAGACTCCTGTGAGATCAATCGATGGATAGGTGACTTCAATCTCCCGATTggaagtcttcaatcttcaattctctctaTCAAATGTGTGCTTGGGGTGGTGTGTGAGTGTAGGAGGCGTTAGGTGTGGTGTGGAATGAACCCTAGGCTTATTCTCCTCTTAATCCccttcaaaaatcgcgtttttggcataaaaatacgtcaaaacaacgtacccggccaggtggaattataaagggtaaaattcacccggccgggtgatgatTTTCGACCAGATTCTGCTCCATTTGagacacccgaccgggtggatttaCAGGGTAATAATTCACTCGGCCGCGTGAGATTTTCTGGACAGCGCAGTGTTCGTAaaacggccatatctctctcatccgaactccgattagGGCGTGTAAGGTACctacgcgaagctctttcgaaggcGAAGAGAATGATGTGCATTGGGggttgattggacttcaaaatctccaGTAAAATTGTCTCAAGCCAAgactgctgcacatccacctattttgcacatttttctacatattcttaacaaaatggtcaaTATACCAACATAATACATAAGTAGATGtaaacacgcctaataatagatgaaatatgatcaaattcatacaaaaccaccctccaaaaccatgtaaaatccaagtgTGTCAGCCTGAAACGAAACGTCGCGTTTTTTCACGAAACGTTGCGTCTTTTCATTTCTTAACCGATTTTAACTGTTTTTCCAAAGGGTTTcgaaaattgcaaattagtccttcgactatcagaaattatatttcatttatattacCTGGCAGCTCGAACCCAgccttggaccccgctactcaggggcgctgcccccgaacccctgtctaatcataatgaattcaaacaagcgtgcactccgcactttccaaacttgtatgatgtctcattacaacaatattgatcaatcaagttaatccaattacactaaaataaccaaCATTCCTCCCCTATTTTAGTGCAATCCTTGATTAACTAAAACAAGTCatctcaaaattcaaactttTGCATAAACGAAATATCGTAATGATTGAATTGCACCTTAGTACCTTATACATTCCATACGTTCGAATACCCAGGGTGTCTCTAAGGATTGAACCCTGGGAACTCATATTGAATACACGAAGATAAGGTACACAAAAAATTTACATACGAATATGTTCTATCTTGACACTATATTTACTAGCCTATGTCCTTATCCTTCATAAACATGTCGAAACCAAGTCCTAGTTTCTTGAAGCGGCTAATCTTCATGCTTATATAGGTAGTTCTTTTATTCTTGCACCTACATATGCAATTTTTCAAGAGAACtattaagaatatatacattCAACCTCTTTAACTTGTAGGTCTGAACACATACCTTGGGATGATTCTTCAATGTGTTACAATCTCTAAACATTAAACCTTCCACATTGAATTCAGAATCTAGTCTCATACTAAATGAGAATTGGGTATCTTAATATTAAAGATTTATAATGGACTTTAATCCCATCCCTATAGCCGACTTGTGCACAAGATCTTTACTTAACCCTTTGGTTAAATGATCGGCTAAATTGTTATGAATTCTCACAAACTCCACAGATATCACACCATCCGTAATAAGTTCACGAATCATGCTATGTCTAACACCTAAGTGTCTTGACTTTCCATTATACACTTGACTATATGCCTTAGCCAAAGTAGCTGCACTATCACATCTGATAGATATAGGTGATATTGGTTTAAGCCACAATGGAATTTCATAAATCAAATTTCTTAGCCATTCTACCTCTTTACCAGTTGCTGCTAATGCCACAAACTCAGATTTCATTGTTGAATTAGTGATACAAGTTTGTTTCTTTGATGCCCAACATATAACACCACCTCCAAGACAGAATACCCAACCACTTGTGGAAGAATGATCTTCCATATTGGTAATCCAATTTGCATCCGAATAACCTTCAAGAACAGAAGGAAATCCAGAATAAGACAAACTATAATCCATGGTTCCTTTTAAGTATCTAAATATTAGATTCATTGCTTGCCAATGGATTAAACTTGGATTGTGAGTATATCGACTCAATTTTCCAACTGCAAAGGCTATATCGGGTCTAGTActaatcatagcatacatgagtgATCCAATAGACTTTGAATATTCAAGCTGATTCACATCAACTCCTTTATTAGGCACGAGTTTTGCACTAGGATCAAAAGGAGTCTTAACTGGAGAACAatctttgaaattaaatttttccaacaccttctcaacataatgtgattgagAAATGTAAATTCCTTGTTCTCCATGTGTGATCTTAATTCCAAGCATCACATCAGCCTTCCCCATGTCTTTCATCTTAAAGTTAGATGACAAAAATTCCTTTGTTTTATCAACTTGATCTTGGTCAGTACCAAAGATcaacatgtcatctacatataggcAAATGATCACCCCTTTACCAGTAGTATCAAATTTGCTATATACACACTTGTCTGCTTGATTTAATACAAAACCATTAGACAACACCACGTCATCAAACTTTTGATGCCATTGCTTGGGGGCTTGCTTTAGTCCATAAAGAGATTTTACCAATTTACATACCTTATGTTCATTACCAGACATGACAAAGCCTTCTGGTTGTTTCATGTAAATCTCTAAAGTCTAATTCACCATTCAAAAAggcagtcttaacatccatttgatgaattataAGATTATGTATAGCAGCAAGTGCTAACAATAATCTAATGGTGTAAATCCTAGCAACAGGAGCATAAGTGTCAAAGAAATCAATTCCTTCCTTTTGTCTAAATCTTTGGATAACCAATCTGGCTTTATATTTGTCATGCTTCtatccaccttcatcttcgttttgaagatccatttactATCCAAAGGTTCACACCCAGGTGGTAAATCAGTCAGTTTCCAAGTATTATTTTGGATTATAGAATCCATCTCATCTTGGATTGCCTCTTTCCAAAATGCAGCATCCCTCGATGCCATAGCTTCTTTGTAGATCCTTGGATCATCACcaatattaaaacaatattgatattgaaagtTAATTTCATTCCTTGATCATTCTACCAAGTACAATTGGAAATCATCACCAAAAGGCTTAGCTTTTCTTGCTCTACCACTTCTCCTAGCCCCAGGAGGTGTATTAGTCACTTTGTTAGTCACATCACAGTTACTAGAACTTGCAATCATGTCTCCAGGTTTAGGTAAAGACGTGAATCTATCCTCATTGCCAAAATCAGCATCTCTTGACTCAATAATAGAGTGCACGGATATGTAGTCATTAGGTTCTATGACATAGACATAGAACCTAAAGCAAACAGAATTTTTAGGATAGCCAAGAAATACACAATCTATACCTATTTGACCTATGGTTTTAATTTTAGGATCAGTTAGTCTTACCACAACCCGACAACCCCAAACTCTGAGATAACTCAGTTTTGGTGGTTTCTTATTCCAAATTTCATAAGGGGTTATCATGTTCCTTTTATTAAGAACTCAGTTCAATAAATAACAGGTTGTTAACATAGCCTCACCCCAAAATCCTTCACTTAGGCCAGAATAACACAACATTGAATTAACCATTTCTTTCAATGTTCTATTCTTTCTTTCcgctacaccattttgttgtggtgtaTATGGAGCAGTGGCCAGATGTACTATACCATTAGATTCGAAATATACAGGATCATAATACTCACCTCCCCTATCAGTGCGAAGAACTTTAATCTTCACACCATGATGGAgctctacactttctttgaagattttaaatttatcaaGAGCTTCATCTTTTGAATGGCACAGATAGACATTGCAATATCTAGAAGCATCATGAATAAAAGTAACTACATACTTTTTATTACCAAGAGATGGAGTCGAATGAAAGTCACACAAATCACTGTGTATAAGTTCTAATACCTTAGTCTCTTTACTGATATATTTATTGAAAGGTTGTCGAGTAATCTTAGTTAACATGCAAGTTTTACACCTTTCAACATTCAATTCAAAAGCTGGTATTAAACTCATTTTCGACATATCTTTCAATCTCTTGTAATGTACATGACCTAATCTAGTGTGCCATAATTCTGATTTGCTAACATGATTACTAGAACTAGTAGAAGTCACGCAAACAGAATTTTTAACAAAAGAAACATCTAGATTCAACTTAAACATACCACAAAGATAACCGAATCCAATAAAAGTACCATGTCTAGACAGAATGTATTTGCACTTTCTAAAACTTGTTTATATCCACAATTATTTAATACAATACCAAATACTAAGTTTTTACGAATTCCAGGTACATAcacaacattttctaaaactaaaGAGTTTCCAGAAGTAAATACTAGGCTAATATTTCCTATTCCTTTGATTGGTTCAGTTGCAACATTGCCCATCTTCAATGAAGATCCATCTTCAATTGGTTTGAAATCTTTGAACCATTGACGATCCTTGCACACATGACATGTTGCACCCGAATCAACCCACCATGAGAGATCATCATCCTGCACATAAAGTGCTTCAGAAATTATTGATGCATAATAGTTCTCTATAGAATGATCATTAGGTACAGAAAACGAACCTGATTGTTTTCCCGGATCTTTGGATCCACTTGTACCAGCCTCGTTCTTTCCTTTACTTCCATCGTTTTCAGACTTGCAATCCCTCTTGAAGTGCCCGGATTTACCGCTCTTCCAGCACATCAGTTTAGGCTTCTTATTCCCAGCCTTACTGTTATTTCCTTGAAACTTTCATTTCCCTTGAAATGTTCGTTTCTCTTTACCAGTCTTGGAGGATTCACCCTCTTCCACCATGTCCACAGAGGAACCAACCATTGTTTTACCATTACCAACAGAGCCTTTTTCCATATCACGTATGGACTGTTCGATTTGGAAGTCACTTCCAAGTTCGACCAGATTCAACTCCTCCTTCTTATGTTTcagattatttttaaaatatttctgGGAGGGTGGCAGTTTATCGATAATGCTAGAGACAAAAATGGATTCATCCATTTTCATATCATATTGGGAAAACTGTCCCAATATCCTCAACAATTTGTTGTATTGTTCCATGACAGGCCTCGAATCCACCATTTTATAGTTAATAAAATTCCCAACAAGAAATTTCTTGCTTAAGGCATCTTCTGCCATATATTTGACTTCGAGGGAATCCCACAACTCTTTAGCAGACTCTACGTTTTGATACACATCAAATAAGGAATCAGAAATACCGTTTAAGATGTGACCACGACATATGTAGTCATCGTTCTCCCATTTCATCCGCCTCCTTGTTTGTTCTAGAGTTTCACTTTCAACAGCCTCGGGCATGGGAGTACTCAGAACATACACGACCTTCAGATTTGTCAACATGAAATGCATTTTCTTTTGCCAGCGTCTGAAATCCTGGCCACCAAACTTGTCCAACTTCGCGAAACCTTTCGTTGCTTCCTTCGCCGTTTCCTTGTTcgacatttaaaaaaattgatatgatctttgttattgattttttta
Coding sequences within:
- the LOC121774479 gene encoding uncharacterized protein LOC121774479; amino-acid sequence: MQRQLDEQNVRPVPVQNLFAYRQVTNPPVNNAGIAANSFELRPGLIDRAEANAFGGTGSEDANKHLTKFIQISNTVKVNGVTDEQVRLRLFPFSLKDDARDWYDSMGPNSVPTWDAMVELFLEKYYPPSEALKRQAEVIQYKMQPQENIMEAWKRFKQLMRRCPNHGLSPGQQILTFYRGGTLEAMRELNMSAGGSLLKLGEAEALEVIERVASNDDGWRNDRSKSYRVASTSDFDRMDTISKQLEFLTDKLGYMGTRQVGTEMQQGVEDVNYVYQGGNSRNFNNYRPNLGGGNYNHYGNKVHPNLSYGNPNNALQPPPGFQVSDGQIIEPKKDELKDVLMAFMKQTGECMKDSNKRLVQVEANVNALNIHMKSIDNQMSQVSQAVGIQHQPGQFPSQTVVNPKDCKDCKAINLRSGKSYEGPTMPAEKEKISQDETVVEEVVEEEEPVEEVPPPKASTVIPAPPAEVKIPFPQRVQKKKLDDHFSRFLDIFRKVNINIPLVEALQQMPTYAKFLKDVLSKKKKWTDYETVNISENCSAIIQKKLPAKLKDPGSFNISCVIGNDRQTKAICDLGASINLMPLSFFRKMKIGTLKPTTITLQMADRTVTYPKGIVEDVLVMVHDFIFPVDFVVLDMEEDVNVPLILGRPFLATGKALIDVANGELTLHMGNKRHILSIYNAMKSREEEKLVMKKECKAVHVVEVQKAQEIESTFGDFSLPQWMFASFGGSISKEETTSNPKVKVKKTKS
- the LOC121774480 gene encoding uncharacterized protein LOC121774480: MSNKETAKEATKGFAKLDKFGGQDFRRWQKKMHFMLTNLKVVYVLSTPMPEAVESETLEQTRRRMKWENDDYICRGHILNGISDSLFDVYQNVESAKELWDSLEVKYMAEDALSKKFLVGNFINYKMVDSRPVMEQYNKLLRILGQFSQYDMKMDESIFVSSIIDKLPPSQKYFKNNLKHKKEELNLVELGSDFQIEQSIRDMEKGSVGNGKTMVGSSVDMVEEGESSKTGKEKRTFQGK